A genomic window from Dechloromonas sp. A34 includes:
- the dinB gene encoding DNA polymerase IV: MNSIRRIAHLDMDAFFASVELLRYPELRGQPVVVGGRNVHRPLEQVDGSRCFARLRDYVGRGVITTSTYEARALGVHSGMGLMKAARLAPDAILLPANFDAYRDCSRRFKDAVATIAPQIEDRGIDEIYIDLSDLAEETESLALRIKQAVFEATGLTCSIGITPNKLLSKICSDLDKPDGLTILGMDEVPNRIWPLPARKINGIGPKGTERLSRLGIHTIGELAATPVEFLVRQFGRTTGAWLHRIAHGIDERQLLADSAPKSISRESTFERDLHARQDRNELSEIFTSLCVRVADDLKRKGYTSRTIGIKLRYADFHSVTRDVTLPVEVSEAEEIRKAAGECLKRVPLAQKIRLLGVRAGGLIPCNQAKLEVCPVQAELPF; this comes from the coding sequence ATGAACAGCATTCGTCGAATTGCCCACCTCGATATGGATGCCTTTTTCGCATCAGTCGAATTGCTGCGTTACCCGGAACTGCGCGGGCAGCCGGTGGTGGTTGGCGGACGTAATGTCCATCGGCCGTTGGAGCAGGTCGATGGCAGCCGGTGTTTTGCGCGTCTGCGTGATTATGTCGGTCGTGGCGTGATCACCACGTCGACCTACGAGGCCAGGGCTCTTGGCGTGCATTCGGGGATGGGGCTGATGAAGGCGGCGCGACTCGCGCCCGATGCCATTCTTCTGCCCGCCAATTTCGATGCTTATCGTGACTGCTCGCGCCGTTTCAAGGATGCGGTAGCGACAATTGCGCCGCAGATCGAGGACCGGGGTATTGATGAGATCTATATTGATCTCAGCGACTTGGCGGAAGAGACCGAATCGCTGGCGCTACGGATCAAACAAGCCGTATTTGAAGCTACAGGGCTGACCTGTTCGATTGGCATTACCCCAAACAAGCTGCTCTCGAAAATCTGTTCGGATCTGGACAAGCCGGATGGTCTCACCATCCTCGGCATGGACGAGGTTCCGAACCGGATCTGGCCGCTGCCCGCCAGGAAAATCAACGGGATCGGCCCCAAGGGCACGGAGCGGCTGAGCCGACTCGGTATCCATACAATCGGCGAACTGGCGGCGACCCCGGTGGAATTTCTGGTCCGCCAGTTTGGCCGGACTACCGGCGCTTGGCTGCACCGGATCGCGCATGGCATTGATGAGCGGCAACTGCTGGCCGATTCGGCGCCCAAGTCGATCAGCCGCGAAAGCACCTTCGAGCGCGATTTGCATGCCAGGCAGGACAGGAATGAGTTGTCGGAGATTTTCACGTCCTTGTGCGTGCGCGTGGCGGATGACCTGAAGCGGAAAGGTTATACCAGCCGAACCATCGGCATCAAGCTGCGCTACGCCGATTTCCACTCAGTGACCAGGGATGTCACGTTACCCGTTGAAGTGAGTGAGGCGGAGGAGATTCGCAAGGCGGCAGGGGAGTGTCTGAAACGCGTTCCCTTGGCACAGAAAATCAGGTTGCTCGGTGTGCGGGCCGGCGGTTTAATTCCTTGCAATCAAGCCAAGCTTGAGGTTTGCCCGGTGCAGGCGGAATTGCCGTTTTAG
- a CDS encoding patatin-like phospholipase family protein — protein sequence MDSAARQQSPRTALILTGGGARAAYQVGVLAAVSKLSTNRHHNPFPILCGTSAGAINAAGIACLADNFGKAVAILASVWRNMHAGDIYRADALGIGLSGVRWMSLLALGWLTRNPPRSLLDNSPLHDLLTRHLDFKGIERSINKGVLHAVSISASGYESGESISFFQAHPSAQPWRRVQRMGIRSRIGVNHLLASSAIPFIFPATRIHREYFGDGSMRQLAPISPAIHLGAERVLIIGASRKNEHQDRQRVDMHPSLAQIAGHALSSIFLDGLAVDIERMQRINQTLSAIPPEIRQHTGIPLRPIKTLVIAPSDRLDRIAAEHARALPWAVRGLLRGVGAMNRHGGALTSYLLFEQPYTRALIDLGYADTMARSVEVGDFLQL from the coding sequence ATGGACAGCGCCGCTCGTCAACAATCGCCCCGGACCGCGCTGATCCTGACTGGCGGCGGAGCCCGCGCCGCGTACCAGGTCGGCGTTCTGGCCGCAGTTTCCAAGCTGTCGACAAACCGCCACCATAATCCTTTCCCCATCCTCTGCGGAACATCGGCCGGGGCCATCAACGCGGCAGGTATTGCCTGCCTGGCCGACAACTTCGGCAAGGCGGTCGCCATCCTGGCCAGCGTCTGGCGCAACATGCACGCGGGCGACATCTATCGCGCCGACGCGCTTGGCATCGGTCTCTCTGGCGTCCGCTGGATGTCGCTGCTGGCCCTCGGCTGGCTAACCCGCAACCCGCCGCGCTCGCTGCTCGACAACTCGCCGCTCCATGACCTGCTCACCCGCCACCTCGACTTTAAAGGCATCGAGCGCTCGATCAATAAAGGCGTACTGCACGCCGTCAGCATTTCTGCCTCCGGCTACGAATCGGGAGAAAGCATCAGCTTCTTCCAGGCGCACCCGTCAGCCCAGCCCTGGCGCCGGGTCCAACGCATGGGCATTCGCTCGCGGATTGGCGTCAATCACCTGCTCGCCTCAAGCGCGATCCCCTTCATTTTTCCCGCCACCCGGATTCACCGCGAGTACTTTGGCGATGGCTCGATGCGCCAGCTGGCACCGATCTCCCCAGCCATCCACCTTGGCGCCGAGCGGGTATTGATAATCGGCGCCAGCCGGAAGAACGAACATCAGGATCGACAACGCGTCGACATGCACCCCTCGCTCGCCCAGATTGCCGGTCACGCCCTCTCCAGTATCTTTCTCGACGGCCTCGCCGTCGATATCGAACGCATGCAGCGCATCAACCAGACGCTTTCGGCAATACCGCCGGAGATTCGCCAGCATACGGGCATCCCGCTCCGCCCCATCAAGACATTAGTCATCGCCCCCTCCGACCGGCTGGATCGCATCGCGGCCGAACATGCCAGAGCTTTGCCTTGGGCGGTCCGGGGTTTGCTGCGCGGCGTCGGCGCGATGAACCGCCACGGTGGCGCACTTACTAGCTACCTGCTATTCGAACAGCCCTACACCAGAGCCTTGATCGATCTGGGCTACGCCGACACCATGGCGAGATCAGTCGAGGTCGGGGACTTCCTGCAGCTTTGA
- the queD gene encoding 6-carboxytetrahydropterin synthase QueD: MFITRRLEFDAGHRIPDHKSQCRHLHGHRYVIEITLSGGIIDKAGDAANGMVMDFSQVKDLAKNHLVDAWDHAFLAFAGDTAIVDFLNALPDHKTVILDRVPTAENLARIAFERLDAVYRDTYGNHLQLEQVRLYETPNCWADAVRSRLD; this comes from the coding sequence ATGTTTATCACCCGCCGTCTCGAATTCGATGCCGGGCACCGCATCCCGGACCACAAAAGCCAGTGCCGCCATCTGCACGGGCACCGCTACGTCATCGAAATCACGCTGTCCGGCGGCATCATCGACAAGGCCGGCGACGCCGCCAACGGCATGGTGATGGATTTTTCACAGGTCAAAGATCTGGCCAAGAACCATCTGGTCGATGCCTGGGACCATGCTTTTCTTGCCTTCGCCGGCGACACGGCCATTGTCGATTTCCTGAACGCGCTGCCCGACCATAAAACGGTCATCCTCGACCGGGTGCCGACCGCCGAAAACCTGGCGCGAATCGCGTTCGAACGACTCGATGCGGTTTATCGCGACACCTATGGCAACCATTTACAACTCGAACAGGTTCGCCTCTACGAAACGCCCAACTGCTGGGCCGATGCCGTTCGCTCCCGCCTCGATTGA
- a CDS encoding radical SAM protein yields the protein MLTTDDHRRDSAGLRYVYPVISRRAGGVSIGINLNTNNACNWACVYCQVESLTRGGPSPIDLDLLERELAGFLEDALHGDFMQRQVPPEARRLMDVAFSGNGEPTSASEFAEAVERVGNVLRHFGQLSNLVVRLITNGSLMHRPEVQAGIRQLGQLGGEVWFKIDRAEAGDIAEINGVPLSPEKMARHLDICARLAPTWIQTCWFALDGEVPSVTARDAYCQLLKPLASRLAGIHLYGLARPSMQPAAPRLGRLSADDLAAFAKEVHEKTGIRVTISP from the coding sequence ATGCTCACCACCGATGATCACCGCCGCGACAGCGCCGGCCTGCGCTATGTTTATCCGGTCATTTCCCGGCGCGCCGGCGGGGTGTCGATCGGCATCAACCTCAATACCAACAATGCCTGCAACTGGGCCTGCGTCTATTGTCAGGTCGAGAGCCTGACCCGTGGCGGACCGTCACCGATCGATCTCGATCTGCTGGAAAGAGAACTGGCCGGCTTTCTTGAAGATGCACTGCATGGTGACTTCATGCAGCGCCAGGTGCCGCCGGAAGCCCGGCGGCTGATGGATGTCGCCTTCTCGGGCAACGGCGAGCCGACCAGTGCGTCGGAGTTTGCTGAAGCGGTCGAGCGGGTCGGGAATGTCCTGCGGCATTTCGGGCAACTGAGCAACCTGGTCGTGCGCTTGATCACTAATGGCAGCTTGATGCATCGCCCTGAAGTTCAGGCCGGTATCCGCCAACTCGGCCAACTGGGTGGCGAGGTCTGGTTCAAGATCGACCGTGCCGAGGCGGGCGATATTGCCGAGATCAACGGCGTTCCGCTGTCGCCGGAAAAAATGGCCCGCCATCTCGACATTTGCGCTCGTCTGGCGCCAACCTGGATACAAACCTGCTGGTTTGCGCTGGATGGTGAGGTTCCCTCGGTCACGGCCAGGGATGCCTACTGCCAATTATTAAAGCCGTTGGCCAGCCGGCTTGCCGGCATTCACCTCTATGGCCTGGCGCGACCGTCGATGCAGCCGGCGGCGCCACGTCTTGGCCGCCTGTCGGCTGACGACCTGGCCGCTTTCGCAAAAGAAGTGCATGAAAAAACGGGCATCCGGGTAACAATCTCCCCGTAA
- a CDS encoding helix-turn-helix domain-containing protein, which yields MTSVKTIEKIDAREIRRKLGLNQQQFWSTLGVTQSGGSRYESGRNMPKPVRELLRLVHVEQIDIKTIKREDWDVIEYLKSQEPELFKSLKKSARSRTKKAA from the coding sequence ATGACCTCTGTCAAAACCATCGAAAAAATCGACGCTCGTGAGATCCGTCGCAAACTTGGCCTCAACCAACAACAATTCTGGTCGACTCTGGGCGTGACCCAGAGCGGCGGCTCCCGTTACGAGAGCGGCCGCAACATGCCGAAACCGGTGCGCGAACTGCTGCGCCTGGTGCACGTTGAACAGATCGACATCAAGACCATCAAGCGTGAAGACTGGGATGTCATCGAGTACCTGAAGTCGCAGGAACCGGAACTTTTCAAGTCGTTGAAGAAGTCGGCCCGCAGCCGGACCAAGAAAGCAGCCTGA
- a CDS encoding CBS domain-containing protein: MQVREIIQLKGGTLYTATPGQLLASAIDTMADLDVGSLVVIQDGKLAGMLTFREVLKAMKQHDSCPVGVTVGDVMVKDPVTAFPDMEANDLRRLMIEKHSRYLPVLEGNTLLGVISFLDVAKAVLEEQSFENRMLKSYIKNWPDEPQA; the protein is encoded by the coding sequence ATGCAGGTGCGCGAGATCATTCAACTCAAGGGTGGAACGCTCTATACGGCGACGCCGGGGCAACTGCTGGCTTCGGCTATCGATACCATGGCCGATCTCGATGTCGGGTCGCTGGTTGTGATTCAGGACGGCAAGTTGGCCGGTATGCTGACCTTTCGCGAAGTGCTGAAGGCCATGAAGCAACACGATTCCTGTCCGGTTGGCGTGACCGTCGGCGACGTCATGGTCAAGGATCCGGTGACGGCTTTCCCGGACATGGAGGCCAACGACCTGCGCCGTCTGATGATCGAAAAACACTCGCGCTATTTGCCGGTCCTCGAAGGCAACACGCTTCTGGGTGTGATTTCCTTCCTCGATGTCGCAAAGGCCGTACTCGAAGAACAGAGCTTCGAGAACCGGATGTTGAAGAGCTATATCAAGAACTGGCCGGACGAACCGCAGGCCTGA
- the aroC gene encoding chorismate synthase, with protein sequence MSGNTFGTLFTVTSFGESHGPAIGCVVDGCPPGLALCEADIQAELDRRKPGTSRHVTQRREPDTVEILSGVFEGKTTGTPIALLIRNQDQRSKDYGNIADTFRPGHADYTYTHKYGFRDYRGGGRSSARETAVRVAAGAIARKWLNERYGVTIRGWMSALGPIEIPFVSADDIDGNAFFAPNAGLVPELESYMDGLRKSLDSVGAKITVSATGVPPGWGEPVYDRLDAEIAYAMMGINAVKGVEIGAGFASVAQRGSEHGDEMTPRGFLSNHAGGVLGGISTGQDIVVNMAIKPTSSIAQPRRSIDSQGQAIEVATEGRHDPCVGIRATPIAEAMLALVLIDHALRHRAQCGDVSCQTPRIPGKVA encoded by the coding sequence ATGTCCGGCAATACTTTTGGCACCCTGTTTACTGTCACTTCCTTCGGCGAATCGCATGGCCCGGCCATCGGTTGCGTAGTCGATGGTTGCCCCCCGGGACTGGCGCTCTGCGAGGCCGATATCCAGGCCGAACTGGACCGCCGCAAACCCGGTACTTCGCGCCATGTGACACAGCGGCGCGAACCGGACACGGTTGAAATTCTGTCCGGCGTTTTCGAAGGCAAGACGACCGGTACACCGATTGCGCTGCTGATCCGCAACCAGGACCAGCGCAGCAAGGACTATGGCAATATCGCTGATACCTTCCGCCCCGGCCACGCCGACTACACCTACACCCACAAATACGGCTTTCGCGACTATCGCGGTGGTGGCCGTTCCTCGGCCCGTGAGACGGCGGTTCGCGTCGCTGCCGGGGCGATTGCCCGCAAGTGGCTGAACGAGCGCTACGGCGTGACAATCCGCGGCTGGATGAGCGCGCTCGGCCCGATCGAGATTCCTTTCGTTTCGGCCGACGACATCGATGGCAACGCTTTTTTTGCGCCCAACGCCGGCCTCGTGCCGGAATTGGAAAGCTACATGGACGGCCTGCGCAAGTCGCTGGATTCGGTCGGGGCGAAGATCACGGTCAGCGCGACCGGCGTGCCGCCGGGCTGGGGCGAGCCGGTGTACGATCGGCTGGATGCCGAGATCGCTTACGCCATGATGGGCATCAACGCCGTCAAGGGGGTCGAGATCGGTGCTGGCTTCGCCTCGGTGGCCCAGCGGGGCAGCGAACATGGCGACGAGATGACGCCGCGGGGTTTTCTGAGTAACCACGCCGGGGGTGTCCTCGGTGGCATTTCCACAGGCCAGGACATCGTCGTCAATATGGCGATCAAGCCGACCTCGTCGATTGCCCAGCCGCGGCGCTCGATCGACAGCCAGGGGCAGGCTATCGAAGTGGCGACCGAAGGGCGGCACGACCCCTGCGTCGGCATTCGCGCGACGCCGATTGCCGAAGCCATGCTGGCCCTGGTACTGATTGATCACGCCCTGCGGCATCGGGCGCAGTGTGGCGACGTGTCATGCCAGACGCCGCGGATTCCGGGGAAAGTCGCGTAA
- a CDS encoding YdcH family protein codes for MKDAIEILKAGNAHFANLFASYTRLTGRVEDLEEQDMPVADFTIEDMKKQRVKLKDELYHLLLAFRAGQQSARA; via the coding sequence ATGAAGGATGCAATCGAAATCCTGAAGGCCGGCAATGCGCATTTCGCCAATCTGTTCGCGAGCTACACCCGGCTGACCGGCCGGGTCGAGGATCTGGAAGAGCAGGATATGCCAGTAGCCGATTTCACCATCGAAGACATGAAGAAGCAGCGGGTCAAGCTCAAGGACGAGCTTTATCACCTGCTGCTGGCGTTCCGCGCCGGCCAGCAATCGGCAAGGGCCTGA
- a CDS encoding MFS transporter produces the protein MHVLPYWRLSGYYFFYFAFIGAFSPYFGLYLQSLDFSAWDIGLLMSQMQLMRLFGPNLWGWLADHFGRRMAIIRLAGVIALAGFTAFFWLDKLPAMLVAMAVLAFFWSAALPLVETLTFDHLREDRGRYSRVRLWGSIGFIVAVMGTGAVLDLAPPVAVLWVCWGILVGILVLATVLPEVPSVHHAQATQPIGQILRQPRVAALMAACFSMSAAHGAFYVFYSIHLAGHGYSKTEVGALWSLGVLAEIAVFMLMARLSRRFSLRSILLACFAAAILRFLLMGWGVESVAVMVVVQLLHGLTFGAYHASAIAAVNDWFPGRAQGRGQALYSSLSFGAGGLLGALISGLTWDDWGAGWTFALSSSFAFAGWLLVWRWVREGSAADISDLKKTSDPVP, from the coding sequence ATGCACGTTTTGCCTTACTGGCGCCTCTCTGGCTATTACTTTTTCTACTTCGCCTTTATCGGCGCCTTTTCGCCCTATTTTGGGCTTTATCTCCAATCCCTGGATTTCTCGGCTTGGGACATCGGCCTGCTGATGTCGCAGATGCAGTTGATGCGCCTCTTCGGTCCCAATCTCTGGGGCTGGCTGGCCGATCATTTTGGTCGCCGCATGGCGATCATCCGGCTGGCGGGGGTGATTGCCCTGGCCGGGTTCACGGCCTTCTTCTGGCTCGACAAACTTCCTGCCATGCTGGTTGCCATGGCGGTGCTGGCCTTCTTCTGGAGTGCCGCCCTGCCGCTGGTCGAAACCTTGACATTTGACCACCTGCGGGAGGATCGGGGGCGTTACAGCCGCGTTCGCCTGTGGGGGTCGATCGGCTTCATCGTAGCTGTTATGGGGACCGGTGCGGTGCTTGATCTGGCGCCGCCGGTCGCTGTCCTCTGGGTGTGCTGGGGAATTCTGGTCGGCATTCTTGTTCTAGCCACCGTGCTGCCGGAGGTTCCGTCAGTGCATCATGCCCAGGCGACCCAGCCGATTGGGCAGATCCTTCGTCAGCCGCGGGTCGCAGCATTGATGGCGGCCTGCTTTTCGATGTCGGCGGCGCACGGCGCCTTTTATGTCTTCTACTCGATTCATCTGGCCGGCCATGGCTACAGCAAGACCGAAGTCGGCGCACTGTGGTCGCTGGGCGTGCTTGCTGAAATTGCCGTGTTCATGCTGATGGCGAGACTGTCACGGCGTTTTTCGTTGCGCAGCATTCTGCTGGCCTGTTTCGCGGCGGCAATCCTGCGCTTTCTGCTGATGGGCTGGGGAGTCGAGTCGGTGGCCGTCATGGTAGTGGTTCAACTGCTGCATGGGCTGACTTTTGGTGCCTATCACGCCTCGGCCATCGCGGCGGTCAATGACTGGTTCCCCGGTCGGGCACAGGGCCGGGGGCAGGCGCTCTATTCCAGCTTGTCGTTTGGGGCGGGCGGTTTGCTTGGCGCGCTGATCAGCGGGCTGACTTGGGATGATTGGGGGGCGGGCTGGACGTTTGCGCTGAGTTCCAGCTTTGCATTTGCCGGCTGGTTGCTGGTCTGGCGCTGGGTGCGCGAGGGCTCAGCGGCCGACATTTCCGATCTCAAAAAAACGTCCGATCCTGTGCCATAA
- a CDS encoding entericidin EcnAB, whose protein sequence is MTAVRCALLVLFPLVFVGCNTAQGVKKDVAIGAEKTGEALHKGGEAVGGALNKTGEVVGGALKKSGEAVQKVVD, encoded by the coding sequence ATGACTGCCGTGCGTTGCGCCCTGCTGGTGCTGTTTCCCCTGGTCTTCGTGGGGTGCAACACGGCGCAGGGAGTCAAGAAAGATGTCGCGATCGGTGCCGAAAAGACCGGTGAAGCCCTGCACAAAGGGGGCGAGGCGGTTGGTGGTGCACTGAATAAGACCGGTGAAGTGGTCGGCGGAGCCCTCAAGAAGAGCGGCGAAGCGGTACAGAAGGTGGTGGATTAA
- the leuD gene encoding 3-isopropylmalate dehydratase small subunit, which yields MEKFVRLEGLVAPLDRNNVDTDAIIPKQFLKSIKRSGFGPNAFDEWRYMDVGQPGQDASQRPKNPKFVLNLPRYQGAQVLLTRANFGCGSSREHAPWALLDFGFKAIIAESFADIFFNNCYKNGIVPIMLPAAEVEALFQQVEATPGYKLTVDLQAQAVIRPDGYGIAFQIDPFRKECLINGWDDIGLTLRHAEKIREFEDKRRINQPWLFA from the coding sequence ATGGAAAAATTTGTTCGTCTGGAAGGTCTGGTTGCTCCCCTCGATCGTAACAACGTCGATACCGATGCGATCATTCCCAAGCAGTTCCTCAAGTCGATCAAGCGTTCCGGCTTCGGCCCGAACGCCTTCGACGAATGGCGATACATGGATGTCGGTCAGCCGGGGCAGGATGCTTCGCAGCGGCCGAAGAATCCGAAATTTGTGCTCAATTTGCCACGCTATCAGGGCGCCCAGGTATTGCTGACCCGGGCCAACTTTGGTTGCGGCAGTTCGCGCGAACATGCGCCGTGGGCGCTGCTCGATTTCGGTTTCAAGGCAATCATTGCCGAGTCGTTCGCCGATATCTTCTTCAACAACTGCTACAAGAACGGCATCGTGCCTATCATGCTGCCGGCCGCCGAAGTGGAAGCACTGTTTCAGCAGGTTGAGGCGACTCCGGGTTACAAGCTGACGGTCGATCTGCAGGCGCAAGCCGTGATTCGCCCGGATGGCTACGGCATCGCCTTCCAGATAGATCCTTTCCGCAAGGAGTGTCTGATCAATGGCTGGGATGACATCGGCCTGACCCTGCGCCACGCTGAGAAGATCCGCGAGTTTGAAGACAAGCGTCGTATCAACCAGCCCTGGCTGTTTGCGTAA
- the leuB gene encoding 3-isopropylmalate dehydrogenase translates to MKICVLPGDGIGPEITAQAVRVLNALDLKFEMEEALLGGCAVDATDNPYPEATQKLAREADAILLGAVGGPQWDTLPREKRPERGLLGIRKDLNLFANLRPAILYPELANASTLKPEVVAGLDILIVRELTGDIYFGQPRGIREENGERVGFNTMVYSESEIRRIGHVAFQAAQKRNRKLCSVDKMNVLECTQLWRDVMIETSKDYPDVELSHMLVDNAAMQLVKAPKQFDVMVTGNIFGDILSDEASMLTGSIGMLPSASLDDKNKGLYEPSHGSAPDIAGKGVANPLATILSAAMMLRYTFGLEEQALRVENAVKKVLAQGYRTGDIYERGTNKVGTKEMGDAVLAALA, encoded by the coding sequence ATGAAGATTTGTGTTCTGCCGGGTGACGGCATCGGTCCCGAAATTACCGCTCAGGCGGTGCGCGTGTTGAATGCTCTCGATCTCAAGTTCGAGATGGAAGAGGCGCTGCTCGGCGGCTGTGCGGTCGATGCCACCGACAACCCCTATCCGGAAGCGACCCAGAAGCTGGCGCGCGAAGCCGATGCCATATTGCTGGGCGCCGTCGGCGGTCCGCAGTGGGATACGCTGCCCCGCGAAAAACGCCCGGAGCGCGGCCTGCTCGGCATTCGCAAGGACCTTAACCTGTTCGCCAATCTGCGTCCGGCAATTCTGTACCCGGAACTTGCCAATGCCTCGACGTTGAAGCCGGAAGTCGTCGCCGGCCTGGATATCCTGATCGTCCGCGAACTGACCGGCGATATTTACTTCGGGCAGCCGCGCGGCATCCGCGAGGAAAATGGCGAGCGCGTCGGCTTCAACACCATGGTCTATAGTGAGTCGGAAATCCGCCGCATCGGCCATGTCGCGTTCCAGGCTGCGCAGAAACGCAACCGGAAATTGTGCTCGGTCGACAAGATGAACGTGCTCGAGTGCACCCAACTCTGGCGCGACGTGATGATCGAGACTAGCAAGGATTACCCGGATGTCGAGCTCAGCCACATGCTGGTCGACAACGCCGCGATGCAACTGGTCAAAGCGCCGAAGCAATTCGATGTGATGGTCACCGGCAACATATTCGGCGACATCCTGTCCGACGAAGCGTCGATGCTGACCGGCTCGATCGGCATGCTGCCGTCGGCCTCGCTCGACGACAAGAACAAGGGCCTCTACGAGCCGTCGCACGGTTCGGCGCCGGATATCGCCGGCAAGGGCGTGGCCAATCCGCTAGCTACCATCCTGTCGGCTGCAATGATGTTGCGTTACACCTTCGGCCTCGAAGAGCAGGCACTGCGCGTCGAAAATGCGGTCAAAAAGGTTTTGGCACAGGGCTATCGCACCGGCGACATCTACGAGCGCGGCACCAACAAGGTCGGGACTAAGGAAATGGGCGATGCCGTGCTGGCGGCGCTGGCGTAA
- the asd gene encoding aspartate-semialdehyde dehydrogenase — protein MKKVGLVGWRGMVGSVLMQRMVEEGDFAHIDPVYFSTSAAGGKAPVFGGKEASLPLQDASNIDALKACEIIITCQGGDYTKEVFGKLRATGWSGHWIDAASSLRMAEDAVIILDPVNMHVIKDALAKGGKNWIGGNCTVSLMLMGLGGLFQNDLIEWATSMTYQAASGAGAQNMRELIAQMGAIHSSVADLLADPASAILDIDRKVAETIRSDAFPKKNFRNTPLAGSLIPWIDVPYENGQSKEEWKGGAECNKILGKPAFRSAGSIPIDGLCVRIGAMRCHSQALTIKLKKDVPLDEISDMLAKANPWAKVVPNDREISERELTPAAVTGTLTVPVGRLHKMAMGPEYLAAFTCGDQLLWGAAEPLRRMLRILLDA, from the coding sequence ATGAAGAAGGTTGGTCTGGTCGGTTGGCGTGGCATGGTTGGTTCCGTGCTGATGCAGCGCATGGTCGAAGAGGGCGATTTCGCCCATATCGATCCGGTGTATTTCTCTACCTCCGCCGCTGGCGGCAAGGCTCCGGTGTTCGGCGGCAAGGAAGCTTCACTGCCGTTGCAGGATGCGTCCAACATCGATGCCCTGAAGGCCTGCGAGATCATCATCACCTGCCAAGGCGGTGACTACACCAAGGAAGTCTTTGGCAAGCTGCGTGCTACCGGCTGGAGCGGCCACTGGATCGACGCCGCTTCCTCGCTGCGCATGGCCGAAGACGCGGTGATCATTCTCGACCCGGTTAACATGCACGTGATCAAGGACGCGCTCGCCAAGGGCGGCAAGAACTGGATCGGCGGCAACTGCACGGTATCGCTGATGCTGATGGGCCTTGGCGGCCTGTTCCAAAACGACCTGATCGAATGGGCGACCTCGATGACTTATCAGGCGGCTTCCGGTGCCGGCGCGCAGAACATGCGCGAGCTGATTGCCCAGATGGGCGCCATCCACTCGTCGGTCGCCGACCTGCTGGCCGACCCGGCTTCAGCCATTCTCGACATCGACCGCAAGGTCGCCGAGACCATTCGCTCCGATGCTTTCCCGAAGAAGAATTTCCGCAACACGCCGCTCGCCGGTTCGCTGATTCCGTGGATCGACGTGCCCTACGAGAACGGCCAGTCCAAGGAAGAGTGGAAGGGCGGTGCCGAATGCAACAAGATCCTCGGCAAGCCGGCTTTCCGTTCCGCCGGTTCGATCCCCATCGATGGTCTGTGTGTGCGTATCGGTGCCATGCGCTGCCACAGCCAGGCGCTGACCATCAAGCTGAAAAAGGACGTGCCGCTCGATGAAATCAGCGACATGCTGGCCAAAGCCAATCCGTGGGCCAAGGTCGTGCCGAACGATCGTGAAATCTCCGAGCGCGAACTGACGCCGGCTGCAGTGACCGGCACGCTGACCGTGCCGGTTGGTCGTCTGCACAAGATGGCGATGGGGCCGGAGTACTTGGCTGCCTTCACCTGCGGCGACCAGTTGCTGTGGGGGGCTGCCGAGCCGCTGCGCCGCATGTTGCGCATCCTGCTCGATGCCTGA